A genome region from Christensenella minuta includes the following:
- a CDS encoding replicative DNA helicase gives MEELELIPQDIEAERSVIGAALLRPECAFEVLSSLQKDDFSSIVHMHVYEAMEKLAKEGITPDIVTVNSRLEALHLATPGTIEYLSGLTVETITTKNIKSHIDIIREKSKRRRLKEICARAISETSDPENDIDDIANGLCNAIYDLDRRKSDVKPLKTAYQEAYAEIVEAVEAKKEGKLLGIQTGFPRLDKRLAGLKKGELIVIGARSSMGKTSFAMNIADHVKKDHKVLYFSLEMVPSQLALRLMAGDAKISMQDLRTGDIGGKEIARLGTAIQGVNGNMFISDNFKQSTTDIMALSQKVRREYGLDLVIIDYLQLITRTEFKDNEVQALDAITRQLKVIAGELEVPVILLSQLSREADKGNKGGQRGRVPELSELRGSGAIEQNADVVLLLHKQSRDSTEAKLIVAKQRNGATGIMGLHWNGETTRFTEEDSIHKYYGKTPFDKQEVEY, from the coding sequence ATGGAAGAATTGGAACTAATCCCGCAGGATATTGAAGCGGAGCGGAGCGTAATAGGGGCCGCGCTGCTGCGCCCGGAGTGTGCCTTTGAAGTGCTGTCAAGCTTGCAGAAGGATGATTTTTCAAGCATCGTGCATATGCATGTCTATGAAGCGATGGAGAAGCTTGCAAAAGAGGGAATCACGCCGGATATTGTAACGGTCAATAGCAGGCTTGAAGCCCTGCATTTGGCAACGCCCGGAACCATCGAGTATTTAAGCGGGCTTACAGTCGAGACCATAACGACGAAAAATATTAAAAGCCACATCGACATTATCCGGGAGAAATCAAAGCGGCGGCGGCTGAAAGAAATTTGCGCAAGGGCAATCTCGGAAACGTCTGATCCGGAAAATGATATTGACGACATAGCAAACGGACTGTGTAACGCTATCTATGATCTTGACCGGCGCAAGTCGGATGTAAAGCCGCTGAAAACGGCATATCAGGAAGCGTACGCCGAGATCGTGGAAGCGGTAGAAGCCAAAAAGGAAGGGAAGTTGCTTGGCATACAGACAGGGTTTCCAAGGCTTGACAAACGGCTTGCAGGACTGAAAAAGGGGGAATTGATCGTAATAGGCGCACGGTCCAGCATGGGGAAAACCTCTTTTGCTATGAACATAGCGGATCACGTAAAGAAAGATCACAAGGTGCTGTACTTCTCGCTCGAAATGGTTCCATCCCAGTTGGCGTTACGGCTCATGGCGGGGGACGCGAAAATCTCAATGCAAGACCTTAGAACCGGAGACATAGGCGGCAAGGAAATAGCGCGGCTTGGAACGGCGATACAGGGCGTGAATGGGAATATGTTTATCAGTGACAACTTCAAGCAAAGCACAACGGATATCATGGCGCTGTCTCAAAAGGTGCGCAGAGAATACGGGCTTGATCTAGTGATTATAGACTATTTGCAGCTTATCACACGCACAGAGTTTAAGGACAACGAAGTGCAGGCGCTTGACGCGATCACACGGCAGCTAAAAGTTATTGCCGGAGAATTGGAGGTACCCGTTATCCTCCTTAGCCAATTATCGCGGGAGGCTGATAAAGGCAACAAGGGCGGCCAGCGCGGGAGAGTACCGGAATTGTCAGAACTGCGCGGGAGCGGAGCCATCGAGCAAAACGCAGATGTGGTGCTGTTGCTCCATAAGCAATCACGTGACAGCACGGAAGCCAAGTTGATTGTCGCCAAGCAGCGCAACGGTGCAACGGGCATAATGGGGCTGCACTGGAACGGCGAAACTACACGGTTTACAGAAGAAGACTCGATACACAAATATTACGGCAAAACACCGTTTGACAAACAGGAGGTAGAGTATTGA
- a CDS encoding phage head-tail connector protein: MSATDKLKAYIPEIQNATAAAIIEDTEQAFKELCNVEAIPDEASSLIVEMAVIRYNRLGSEGLASQGYSGASESFINGLPDDLLRRLGKYRRLKTL, encoded by the coding sequence ATGAGCGCGACGGATAAATTAAAGGCGTACATCCCCGAAATCCAAAACGCTACAGCCGCCGCTATAATCGAAGATACCGAACAGGCATTTAAGGAGCTTTGCAACGTCGAGGCCATACCCGATGAAGCAAGCTCCTTGATTGTTGAAATGGCGGTTATACGGTACAACCGATTAGGCAGCGAGGGTTTAGCGTCACAAGGCTATAGCGGCGCATCAGAGAGCTTTATAAACGGTCTGCCGGATGATCTATTGCGTAGGCTTGGGAAGTACAGGAGGCTTAAAACGCTATGA
- a CDS encoding phage portal protein: MIEYRINKDKELTVDEIRQLITNSAAEAARRQYLHQQYDGKQDILNRTVSDPTKPNNRLVNNYPAYITDSYTGYFMGVPVTYKAAEGAPDDMLIEIKALFDYNDEQSENAELAKEASITGDAYELLYLDSDSNVRFTALDYTETCIAVYDAALEGEMLYFIRAYDVLKDLFSNEKTQTVEVYDQKQVSYYTADAATLKLTGQRLHYFNDVPVVVYKNNKEGIGDFEREMTLINAYDKMQSDSANDLEYFTDAYLVLRGLGGTTAEDVFAMKEQRVLSLSDADSHAEWLIKQINDTYIENLKNRIDDDIHKFSKCPKLTDESFANNLSGIAIKYKLIGFENVTSVKERYFKKALQRRIELICNVQNLFAKNYDYTMIDMTFTRNIPVNATEAADMVNKITGVVSRETALGQLPFVTDVEDEISKIDSEKPTYEIAYQEDDEGQPVFK, from the coding sequence TTGATAGAGTATAGAATCAACAAAGACAAAGAACTTACTGTTGACGAAATCCGGCAGCTTATAACGAATAGCGCGGCAGAGGCGGCGCGTAGGCAGTATTTGCACCAGCAGTATGACGGGAAGCAGGACATTTTAAATCGCACTGTTTCAGACCCGACCAAGCCGAACAACAGGCTTGTGAATAATTATCCGGCGTATATCACAGACAGTTACACGGGTTATTTCATGGGTGTACCCGTCACGTATAAGGCGGCAGAGGGCGCGCCGGATGATATGCTGATTGAGATAAAAGCGCTATTTGACTATAACGACGAACAGAGCGAAAACGCAGAACTCGCAAAAGAAGCCAGCATCACGGGCGACGCTTATGAGCTTTTATATCTGGATAGTGATTCAAACGTTAGATTTACGGCGTTGGATTACACGGAAACCTGCATTGCGGTATATGATGCAGCCCTAGAGGGTGAAATGCTGTACTTCATCCGGGCATACGATGTGCTAAAAGACCTATTCTCAAACGAAAAAACGCAAACGGTTGAGGTGTACGATCAAAAGCAGGTATCATACTATACCGCAGATGCTGCTACGCTAAAGCTTACTGGACAAAGACTACATTACTTCAATGATGTTCCCGTTGTGGTATATAAAAACAACAAAGAGGGCATAGGCGATTTTGAGCGCGAAATGACACTTATAAACGCCTATGACAAGATGCAGAGCGACAGCGCGAACGACCTCGAATATTTTACTGACGCCTATTTAGTGCTGCGTGGTCTTGGCGGGACGACTGCGGAAGATGTATTTGCAATGAAGGAGCAGCGCGTACTGTCTTTGTCGGATGCGGATTCTCACGCTGAATGGCTAATAAAACAGATTAATGATACGTACATCGAGAACCTTAAAAACCGTATAGATGATGATATTCACAAATTTAGCAAGTGCCCGAAACTTACGGATGAATCGTTTGCAAATAACCTTTCCGGCATTGCGATCAAGTATAAACTGATTGGATTTGAGAATGTAACGAGCGTAAAAGAGAGATATTTTAAAAAGGCACTACAGCGAAGAATTGAATTGATTTGCAATGTGCAAAATTTGTTTGCTAAGAATTACGATTACACCATGATAGATATGACGTTTACCCGCAATATCCCCGTGAACGCGACAGAAGCCGCCGACATGGTAAACAAGATAACCGGGGTAGTATCGCGTGAAACGGCATTAGGGCAATTGCCATTTGTAACAGATGTGGAGGACGAAATAAGCAAGATAGATTCCGAAAAGCCAACATACGAAATAGCGTATCAGGAAGACGACGAAGGGCAGCCGGTGTTTAAGTGA
- a CDS encoding HK97-gp10 family putative phage morphogenesis protein — translation MAKTEVDASEVLRNFENFVKKALPDAIKDGLEQACLVVENAAKNNCPADKGTLRASITHVVEENGENLEGYVGSGIDYAPYIHQGTGLFAIDGNGRKNVPWRYQDEKGEWHTTEGQRPNPFISDAIEQNRAKIINCFKDVMKK, via the coding sequence ATGGCTAAGACAGAAGTAGACGCAAGCGAAGTTTTAAGGAACTTTGAGAACTTTGTTAAAAAAGCCTTGCCGGACGCTATCAAAGATGGTCTTGAACAAGCTTGCCTTGTGGTCGAAAATGCTGCAAAAAATAATTGCCCTGCAGATAAAGGCACTTTGCGCGCAAGCATAACTCACGTTGTGGAAGAAAACGGCGAAAACCTTGAAGGATATGTAGGCAGTGGGATAGATTACGCGCCATATATTCATCAAGGTACAGGGTTATTTGCCATAGATGGAAATGGGCGAAAAAATGTTCCTTGGCGGTATCAAGACGAAAAAGGCGAATGGCACACAACCGAAGGGCAGCGACCCAATCCGTTTATATCCGACGCAATAGAACAAAACCGGGCAAAGATCATAAATTGCTTTAAGGACGTGATGAAGAAATGA
- a CDS encoding minor capsid protein, which produces MRQQKLYKAAYKQLAKQIDGLYIQVVEYGEELSRTQLWNFSRWYQLEQRLGKITGEITTNQIRGTERTLIKVFEKTMGVTLKDLKQSGAPVNLSFDMLDNVQIKQLVNTAWNDASFSQRYIENGIKMGERVKQDITDMLISGKSPGAIKKALQGDLNMNYYAADRLVRTEANHYYNDAAMKSYKAAGVIMVEYIAEVDDRICDECEGYSGQIYPIDGAPTLPIHPNCRCCYAPVVEVGDDLTEAAELLKKYA; this is translated from the coding sequence GTGAGACAACAGAAGCTATACAAGGCGGCATACAAACAGCTTGCTAAGCAGATAGACGGCTTGTATATCCAAGTGGTGGAGTACGGCGAGGAGTTAAGCAGGACGCAGTTGTGGAACTTTTCTAGATGGTATCAGCTTGAACAGCGGCTAGGCAAGATCACGGGAGAGATTACCACAAACCAGATACGCGGGACGGAACGAACGCTTATAAAGGTGTTTGAAAAGACAATGGGCGTAACGCTTAAAGATTTGAAACAAAGCGGCGCGCCCGTCAACCTGTCCTTTGATATGCTGGACAACGTGCAGATCAAGCAACTTGTGAATACCGCATGGAATGATGCTTCTTTCTCCCAGCGTTATATAGAAAACGGTATCAAAATGGGCGAGAGGGTGAAACAAGATATTACCGATATGCTTATATCTGGTAAATCACCCGGAGCTATTAAGAAAGCATTGCAAGGCGACCTTAACATGAACTACTACGCGGCTGATCGCCTTGTGCGGACGGAAGCAAATCACTACTACAACGATGCGGCAATGAAATCTTATAAGGCCGCCGGGGTGATAATGGTTGAATACATCGCTGAAGTGGATGATCGTATTTGTGATGAATGCGAGGGTTATTCCGGTCAGATTTACCCGATAGATGGCGCGCCAACGCTACCAATTCACCCGAATTGCCGTTGCTGTTATGCCCCTGTAGTGGAAGTGGGCGACGATTTAACGGAAGCGGCAGAGCTACTAAAAAAATATGCTTAA
- a CDS encoding terminase small subunit produces the protein MGKREVNVVAAKLTPRQKAFAEFYIQLGNATEAAKRAGYSEKTANRIGAENLTKPVIREYVDKVQSEISSSRIADAREVQETLTRILRREETESVVIVCKTRKSSYDKAGKRKTEEKETPEIVRIPAKISDVNKAAELLGKVHGLYTDKVDLSGGVDLRIQVDYGNDQGSSE, from the coding sequence ATGGGTAAACGGGAGGTTAACGTTGTGGCGGCTAAGCTAACGCCGAGGCAAAAAGCATTTGCGGAATTTTACATTCAGCTAGGCAACGCTACGGAAGCGGCGAAGCGCGCGGGGTATTCAGAGAAAACAGCAAATAGAATTGGCGCAGAAAACTTGACAAAACCTGTTATACGTGAATACGTCGATAAAGTGCAGTCAGAAATATCCTCAAGCCGCATAGCAGACGCGCGAGAAGTGCAAGAAACATTAACGCGCATATTGCGTAGGGAAGAAACCGAAAGTGTTGTAATCGTCTGCAAGACCCGTAAAAGCTCGTATGACAAAGCGGGGAAACGAAAGACGGAAGAAAAAGAAACCCCGGAGATCGTGCGGATTCCAGCAAAGATCAGCGACGTGAATAAAGCCGCTGAACTGCTGGGGAAGGTTCATGGTCTATATACCGATAAGGTTGATCTTTCGGGCGGCGTGGATTTGAGGATACAGGTAGACTATGGCAACGATCAAGGTTCAAGCGAATAA
- a CDS encoding DUF4355 domain-containing protein, translating to MEKFLQGYLLNRLTPMMDADGGAAGDPGGEPDGGGSGGGKPDGGEGKTYTEAEIAELLQAEADRRVTAALKKQKREYEEKLSLSKLDEEQRKEAEKDLEIKRLNERISEMSTSINKGEVIKVLAARGLDPAFADIITIGDDIKEAQARIDTLDKLFKQAVEATVKKRIAGDAPAKGSGTGTPTTLKGMNVQQRAELYESNPELFRKLKGAE from the coding sequence ATGGAAAAATTTTTACAGGGTTATTTGCTTAACAGGCTTACACCGATGATGGACGCAGATGGGGGCGCGGCCGGAGACCCGGGCGGCGAACCAGATGGAGGCGGTTCCGGCGGTGGAAAGCCGGACGGTGGCGAAGGTAAAACTTACACCGAAGCCGAGATTGCAGAATTATTGCAAGCGGAAGCGGACAGAAGGGTTACGGCGGCACTGAAAAAGCAAAAGAGAGAGTATGAGGAAAAGCTATCCCTTTCAAAGCTGGATGAGGAACAGCGCAAGGAAGCTGAAAAAGACCTTGAAATTAAGCGCCTTAATGAGCGTATTTCAGAAATGAGCACGAGCATTAACAAAGGCGAGGTAATCAAAGTTTTGGCGGCGCGTGGGCTTGATCCCGCTTTTGCCGACATCATCACGATTGGGGACGACATCAAAGAAGCGCAGGCGCGCATTGATACGCTCGACAAACTGTTTAAACAGGCGGTTGAGGCTACGGTCAAGAAGCGCATTGCGGGAGATGCGCCAGCAAAAGGTAGCGGGACGGGAACGCCCACGACCCTAAAGGGGATGAATGTTCAGCAGAGGGCAGAGCTTTACGAGAGCAACCCGGAACTATTTAGAAAGCTAAAAGGAGCAGAGTAA
- a CDS encoding phage major capsid protein encodes MANIVYPNEVLESIVEDILETRLNTRTLMTVDMSLSGAAGMKKVINRYTYTGYVESLSQGEKNTQRGKLEFLPYEYEVGVAQQVWDYHDEEVMKDPGIVNLGVQGMANAMWNDMNQKFFDELRKAEIFQTIESANKIAYDDIVDAIAALDLEDESQLYILCGLNTKAALRKNSLFTGAKQGEIIFTGQIGDISGLPVVYSKKVPADLAYVATKEAVTLFTKKDSEIEQERDKEARKNTIISRKVNLVALTNAKCLCMIGKASATPVLTQSSIAAGIIRPYPVRTRRGRLFACT; translated from the coding sequence ATGGCAAATATTGTATATCCTAACGAAGTTCTTGAATCTATAGTTGAAGACATTTTAGAAACGCGGCTTAACACCAGAACACTTATGACGGTTGATATGTCGCTTAGCGGCGCAGCCGGCATGAAAAAAGTAATTAACCGCTATACCTATACGGGGTACGTTGAAAGCCTCTCGCAGGGCGAGAAGAACACACAGCGCGGCAAACTTGAATTTCTGCCTTATGAGTATGAAGTAGGCGTAGCTCAACAGGTATGGGATTACCATGATGAAGAAGTGATGAAAGATCCAGGTATTGTCAATCTCGGCGTACAGGGAATGGCTAATGCTATGTGGAATGACATGAACCAGAAATTTTTTGATGAACTGCGCAAGGCTGAAATTTTCCAGACGATTGAATCAGCGAACAAGATCGCGTATGACGATATTGTTGACGCAATCGCGGCCCTTGACCTTGAGGACGAAAGCCAGCTTTATATCTTGTGCGGGCTGAATACCAAGGCTGCACTTAGGAAAAACAGCCTTTTTACAGGCGCGAAACAAGGCGAGATCATCTTTACCGGGCAGATTGGCGACATTAGCGGACTTCCCGTTGTGTACTCTAAAAAAGTGCCTGCCGATCTTGCTTACGTAGCAACCAAAGAAGCGGTAACGCTTTTCACCAAAAAGGATAGCGAGATTGAGCAGGAGAGGGACAAGGAAGCGAGAAAAAATACGATTATTTCCCGTAAGGTGAACCTCGTTGCCCTCACCAACGCGAAATGCCTTTGTATGATCGGCAAAGCGTCGGCTACCCCGGTTCTCACACAATCTAGCATTGCGGCGGGAATAATAAGACCATATCCGGTACGAACGCGGCGGGGGCGGTTGTTCGCGTGTACGTGA
- a CDS encoding PBSX family phage terminase large subunit: protein MATIKVQANKIFAPVDKSKCRYVLLKGSAGSGKSVDTAQHYILRLMQDRGRNLLALRKSEVTNRDSTFAELSGAISRMGLWDYWKPIMSPLELRCVNGAKIIFRGMNDDRQREKIKSITFEKGSLTDIWLEEATEFSRADVDILDDRLRGKLPDGLFYQMRFTFNPVAATHWIKHDYFDTVDPNVFTHHSTYLDNRFIDAPYHARMMRRKELDPDGYRVYGLGEWGEVGGLIITNWTAEDMSQDPNDYDSVSLGQDFGFNHANAILLLGFKDDEIYVLKEQYDYEKDTGEIIAACIMPKHVMMYCDSAEPDRIKTWRSSGYKAVAVKKEQGSVQAQIDYLKAHKIHIHPSCVNLMKELQQWKWKRDEKRDVWLDEPVPFLDDAIAALRYGIEPVRKVRRLQSFSKEGLGL from the coding sequence ATGGCAACGATCAAGGTTCAAGCGAATAAAATATTTGCACCAGTAGATAAAAGCAAATGCCGCTATGTGCTTCTGAAAGGGAGCGCAGGAAGCGGGAAAAGCGTTGACACTGCGCAGCATTATATATTGCGTCTGATGCAGGATAGGGGTCGAAACCTCTTGGCATTGCGTAAATCGGAGGTAACGAACCGTGATAGCACTTTCGCGGAGTTATCCGGGGCAATATCGCGCATGGGGCTGTGGGACTACTGGAAGCCTATAATGTCGCCGCTTGAACTGCGGTGTGTCAACGGGGCGAAAATCATCTTTCGCGGCATGAACGACGACAGACAGCGCGAGAAGATCAAGTCTATCACGTTTGAAAAAGGAAGCCTTACAGATATATGGCTCGAGGAAGCGACGGAATTTTCAAGGGCGGATGTGGACATACTAGATGACCGTTTGAGAGGAAAACTCCCGGATGGTCTTTTTTATCAGATGCGGTTTACGTTCAATCCGGTGGCGGCAACACACTGGATTAAACATGATTATTTTGATACGGTTGATCCTAATGTTTTTACACACCATAGCACATACTTAGACAATCGTTTTATAGATGCGCCATACCATGCGCGCATGATGCGGCGCAAGGAGCTAGACCCGGACGGGTATCGGGTGTATGGCCTCGGAGAATGGGGCGAAGTCGGCGGGCTTATCATTACTAACTGGACGGCAGAAGATATGAGCCAAGACCCAAACGACTACGACAGCGTTTCACTTGGTCAAGACTTTGGTTTTAACCACGCTAACGCTATTTTATTGCTTGGATTTAAGGACGATGAAATATACGTCTTAAAGGAGCAATACGATTACGAGAAGGACACGGGAGAGATAATAGCGGCTTGCATCATGCCGAAACACGTAATGATGTACTGCGACAGCGCGGAGCCAGACAGGATTAAAACATGGCGTTCTTCCGGGTATAAAGCCGTGGCAGTTAAGAAAGAGCAAGGGAGCGTACAAGCGCAGATCGACTATTTAAAAGCGCATAAAATACACATTCATCCTTCATGCGTAAATCTTATGAAGGAGCTCCAACAATGGAAGTGGAAGCGTGACGAAAAGCGGGATGTGTGGCTAGATGAACCCGTTCCATTTCTTGACGATGCAATCGCCGCGCTGCGGTATGGAATAGAGCCAGTGCGCAAGGTGCGCAGACTACAGAGTTTTTCAAAGGAAGGGCTAGGACTTTGA